A stretch of Pogona vitticeps strain Pit_001003342236 chromosome 5, PviZW2.1, whole genome shotgun sequence DNA encodes these proteins:
- the CENPM gene encoding centromere protein M: MSMLSAFSKLPTLNAATILLVGTNDVFQQQLAETILKEKQDLKVNIHLTTSLPLPAERDHIRPRIDLIVFMIDIQSKYSFKDIEASLVHVDASFFLGKVCFLAMGAGRMNQISVDINAVLKLADRYCSPILFCELECEKIRIATAQRLLRMLQICAGHLSGISALSFSSLMKSSIDDSSFME; the protein is encoded by the exons ATGTCGATGTTGTCCGCTTTTAGCAAGCTTCCGACTCTTAACGCCGCCACTATTTTG TTGGTAGGAACAAATGATGTTTTCCAGCAGCAACTGGCAGAGACAATTCTTAAAGAAAAGCAAGACCTAAAAGTAAATAT CCACTTGACAACCTCTCTCCCTTTACCAGCAGAAAGAGATCACATTCGGCCTCGGATTGACTTGATTGTCTTTATGATTGACATTCAAAGCAAATACAG TTTTAAGGATATTGAAGCTTCACTGGTACATGTAGATGCCAGCTTTTTCCTTGGAAAAGTGTGTTTTCTGGCCATGGGTG CTGGTAGAATGAATCAAATCAGTGTGGATATAAATGCTGTCTTGAAGCTGGCAGATCGTTACTGCAGCCCTATTCTTTTTTGTGAATTGGAA TGTGAGAAGATAAGGATTGCCACAGCTCAGCGGCTGCTCCGGATGTTACAAATATGTGCTGGTCATTTATCCGGGATATCTGCTCTCTCCTTCAGTTCCTTAATGAAAAGTTCCATTGATGACTCCAGTTTCATGGAATAG